Proteins from a genomic interval of Brucella intermedia LMG 3301:
- the efeU gene encoding iron uptake transporter permease EfeU — translation MLVPFLIMFREGVEAALIVGIIATYLHQTGRSAWMPVVWIGILLALAMSLTVGAILQLLSAEFPQKAQELFEAIIGLIAVFVLTSMVFWMRKAARSIKVELHHSIDAAFQTPTHKGFGLILMVFFAVAREGLESVFFLLAAFQQSEGPAAPVGALLGVLLAAAVGYGIFKGGLKLNLRRFFRWTGVFILIIAAGILANSVMALHEAGIWNHFQAVVFDASDILPLDSTLGSVLAGVFGYIATPTVSEVVAYVAFLVPALILFLMPASGSVAASQIKTSAQ, via the coding sequence ATGCTTGTACCTTTTCTCATCATGTTCCGCGAAGGCGTGGAAGCTGCGCTGATCGTCGGGATTATTGCCACTTATCTCCATCAAACCGGGCGTAGCGCCTGGATGCCTGTGGTCTGGATTGGCATTCTGCTGGCTTTGGCCATGTCGCTGACTGTTGGCGCTATCCTGCAGCTTCTGAGCGCGGAATTTCCTCAGAAAGCGCAGGAGCTTTTCGAGGCCATTATTGGTCTGATTGCGGTTTTCGTCCTCACTTCAATGGTGTTCTGGATGCGCAAGGCGGCGCGCTCCATCAAGGTGGAACTGCATCATTCCATCGATGCGGCGTTCCAAACCCCGACGCACAAGGGCTTTGGTCTTATTCTCATGGTCTTCTTTGCGGTGGCGCGTGAAGGGCTTGAATCCGTTTTCTTTTTGCTGGCTGCTTTCCAGCAGAGCGAAGGCCCGGCGGCGCCTGTGGGCGCGCTGCTCGGCGTTTTGCTTGCAGCGGCGGTTGGATACGGCATCTTTAAAGGCGGCTTGAAGTTGAACCTCCGCCGCTTCTTTCGCTGGACGGGCGTTTTCATCCTGATCATCGCGGCGGGCATTCTGGCCAATTCTGTCATGGCGCTGCATGAGGCAGGTATCTGGAACCACTTCCAGGCAGTCGTTTTCGACGCGAGCGACATTCTCCCGCTAGACAGTACGCTCGGCTCAGTTCTGGCTGGGGTTTTCGGATATATCGCAACGCCGACTGTCAGCGAAGTGGTCGCCTATGTGGCTTTCCTCGTTCCGGCACTCATCCTGTTCCTCATGCCAGCGAGCGGATCAGTGGCCGCAAGCCAGATCAAGACAAGCGCACAATAA
- the efeO gene encoding iron uptake system protein EfeO yields MTNPKPTEPMSRNLVRIGLAVAVLLLLAAGGAFYYASRVSDKARHAGAGDKIQVAINAKSCEPNELTVPAGRSVFEIINKSDRTVEWEILDGVMVLEERENIAPGFKQTITAKLAPGEYQITCGLLSNPRGKLTVTATAASEAEKSKLPLIAFIGALAEYQIYLTTEVAEFQKAVAALSAAIASGNLEAAQAAYGPARAAYARIAPVSEAFSDLDTAINARADYFEKREKDAGFGGLHRVEYGLFEQKSVDGLAAVAGKLEQDATVLKERIRGLRISPDRMMAGTASALNRFASTASDEGEDRYAHTDLQALSGLLEGAAKTANVLRPIVEKVDQKAFEGIDKDAASIKSLLGADAQGNGFKAYDALSPDEKAKFKDGAAQLAAQFTKLRDQLGVD; encoded by the coding sequence ATGACGAACCCGAAGCCTACAGAACCGATGTCGCGCAATCTGGTCCGCATAGGACTGGCCGTCGCCGTGCTGCTGCTGCTCGCTGCCGGTGGGGCATTTTATTATGCATCCCGTGTATCGGACAAAGCGCGGCATGCAGGAGCTGGCGACAAGATACAAGTCGCGATCAATGCAAAAAGCTGCGAGCCGAACGAATTGACCGTCCCGGCCGGGCGCTCGGTTTTTGAAATCATCAACAAGTCGGATCGCACGGTCGAGTGGGAAATCCTCGATGGTGTGATGGTTCTCGAAGAGCGCGAGAATATTGCGCCGGGCTTCAAGCAGACAATCACAGCGAAGCTGGCGCCAGGCGAATACCAGATTACCTGCGGGCTTCTTTCCAATCCTCGGGGCAAGCTGACCGTAACTGCGACCGCTGCCAGCGAAGCGGAAAAGAGCAAACTGCCCCTTATAGCTTTTATCGGTGCACTGGCTGAATATCAGATTTATCTCACAACCGAGGTTGCTGAATTCCAGAAAGCTGTTGCGGCGCTTTCCGCCGCAATAGCGAGCGGTAATCTGGAAGCCGCACAAGCCGCCTATGGTCCGGCGCGCGCCGCCTATGCGCGCATTGCGCCCGTCTCGGAAGCATTTTCCGATCTCGATACGGCCATTAATGCCCGTGCCGATTATTTCGAAAAGCGCGAGAAGGACGCAGGCTTCGGTGGTTTGCACCGTGTCGAATATGGTCTGTTCGAACAGAAATCCGTCGATGGACTGGCAGCTGTGGCTGGCAAGCTTGAGCAGGACGCCACCGTCTTGAAAGAACGCATTCGCGGACTTCGCATTTCACCGGACCGCATGATGGCGGGCACTGCTTCCGCCCTTAACCGTTTCGCTTCAACAGCGTCGGATGAAGGTGAGGACCGCTATGCACATACTGATCTGCAGGCTTTGTCGGGCCTTCTCGAAGGCGCCGCCAAGACTGCCAATGTCCTGCGCCCCATTGTCGAAAAGGTTGATCAAAAGGCATTCGAAGGCATCGACAAGGACGCTGCTTCGATCAAGTCGCTGCTCGGTGCGGACGCTCAGGGCAATGGTTTCAAGGCGTATGACGCACTGTCGCCTGATGAAAAGGCGAAATTCAAGGACGGCGCGGCACAACTTGCTGCGCAATTTACGAAACTCCGCGATCAGCTGGGAGTAGATTGA
- the efeB gene encoding iron uptake transporter deferrochelatase/peroxidase subunit yields MTRKFFKNDTITSEEPVSSARRALLLGAGAAGVAGTVGSVLAPQAAQALSSENVTNAPESEKLHESQAFYGKHQPGIVTPRPAAGLVASFDVLARDRSELERMFRLLTERTEFLMKGGTPPELDAKFPPSDSGILGPVVTPDNLTVTVALGSSLFDDRFGLKPLKPKLLQRMTSFPNDALQKDICHGDLVIQFCSNTPDTNIHALRDIMKNMPDLLLVRWKQEGTVPVQPPHSPKAKESARNFLGFRDGSANPDPSDEALMNRIVWVGEKNAEPDWATNGSYMAVRIIRNFVERWDRTPLQEQEAIFGRRKDSGAPFDGKTETDVPNYAKDADGKITPLDSHIRLANPRDANAEQHLILRRPFNYSNGVSKSGQLDMGLLFIAYQADLEKGFITVQNRLNGEPLEEYLKPIGGGYFFALPGVEDHKDYYARALLEASGPQNARG; encoded by the coding sequence ATGACCAGAAAATTTTTTAAAAACGATACGATAACGTCTGAAGAACCTGTTTCGTCCGCTCGGCGCGCATTGCTGCTGGGTGCGGGAGCCGCCGGTGTTGCCGGAACTGTTGGAAGCGTGCTTGCACCTCAGGCAGCACAAGCGCTTTCTTCTGAGAACGTGACCAATGCGCCTGAGAGCGAGAAGCTTCACGAAAGCCAGGCTTTTTACGGAAAGCACCAGCCAGGCATCGTCACGCCGCGTCCCGCGGCCGGGCTCGTTGCTTCTTTCGACGTTTTGGCACGGGACCGCTCCGAACTTGAGCGCATGTTCCGGCTGCTCACCGAGAGGACCGAATTTCTGATGAAAGGCGGGACGCCGCCGGAACTCGATGCAAAATTTCCGCCCTCCGATTCCGGCATTCTTGGCCCGGTCGTCACACCCGACAATCTCACTGTTACGGTTGCGCTTGGTTCGTCTCTGTTCGATGACCGTTTTGGCCTGAAACCGTTGAAGCCGAAACTTCTGCAGCGCATGACGAGTTTTCCCAACGATGCCCTGCAAAAGGACATTTGCCACGGGGACCTCGTAATTCAGTTCTGTTCAAATACGCCGGACACGAACATTCACGCCCTGCGCGACATCATGAAGAACATGCCCGACCTTTTGTTGGTGCGCTGGAAACAGGAAGGGACGGTTCCTGTGCAGCCGCCGCATTCGCCGAAGGCGAAAGAAAGTGCGCGGAATTTCCTGGGCTTCCGCGACGGGTCTGCCAATCCCGATCCATCTGATGAGGCATTGATGAACCGCATCGTCTGGGTGGGCGAAAAAAATGCGGAGCCGGATTGGGCAACCAATGGCAGCTATATGGCGGTGCGCATCATACGGAACTTTGTCGAACGCTGGGATCGTACGCCGCTACAGGAACAGGAAGCGATTTTCGGACGGCGCAAGGATAGCGGAGCGCCATTCGACGGAAAAACCGAAACCGATGTTCCCAATTATGCGAAGGACGCCGACGGCAAAATCACGCCGCTCGACTCGCATATCCGCCTGGCAAATCCGCGCGATGCAAATGCCGAGCAGCACCTCATTCTGCGTCGTCCGTTCAACTATTCCAATGGCGTCAGCAAATCGGGCCAGCTTGATATGGGTCTGCTTTTCATCGCCTATCAGGCCGATCTGGAAAAGGGCTTCATCACGGTTCAGAACCGGCTCAACGGTGAGCCGCTGGAAGAATATCTGAAGCCGATCGGGGGTGGGTATTTCTTCGCGCTGCCAGGTGTTGAGGATCACAAGGACTACTACGCGCGCGCACTTTTGGAGGCCAGCGGTCCGCAAAATGCCCGCGGGTAA